The Tamandua tetradactyla isolate mTamTet1 chromosome 8, mTamTet1.pri, whole genome shotgun sequence genome includes a window with the following:
- the LMO2 gene encoding rhombotin-2, translating into MEGSAVTVLERGGPSSPPELPSKRRRKSGGSGGARAPEGVRALAAGQPRTTKGAPPPSGTPPPSPMSSAIERKSLDPSEEPVDEVLQIPPSLLTCGGCQQNIGDRYFLKAIDQYWHEDCLSCDLCGCRLGEVGRRLYYKLGRKLCRRDYLRLFGQDGLCASCDKRIRAYEMTMRVKDKVYHLECFKCAACQKHFCVGDRYLLINSDIVCEQDIYEWTKINGMI; encoded by the exons ATGGAAG GGAGCGCGGTGACTGTCCTTGAGCGCGGAGGGCCGAGCTCGCCGCCGGAGCTCCCGAGCAAGCGGAGGCGCAAgagcggcggcagcggcggcgccCGAGCACCCGAGGGGGTCCGAGCCCTGGCAGCCGGCCAGCCCCGCACCACAAAGGGAGCGCCTCCCCCGTCCGGCACGCCGCCTCCCTCCCCAATGTCCTCGGCCATCGAGAGGAAGAGCCTGGACCCGTCTGA GGAGCCGGTGGATGAGGTGCTGCAGATCCCCCCATCCCTGCTGACATGCGGTGGCTGCCAGCAGAACATCGGGGACCGCTACTTCCTGAAGGCCATCGACCAGTACTGGCACGAGGACTGCCTCAGCTGTGACCTCTGTGGGTGCCGGCTGGGTGAGGTGGGGCGGCGCCTCTATTACAAGCTGGGACGGAAGCTCTGCAGGAGAGACTATCTCAG gctTTTTGGCCAAGATGGTCTCTGTGCATCCTGTGACAAGCGGATCCGTGCCTATGAGATGACGATGAGGGTGAAAGACAAAGTTTATCACCTGGAATGTTTCAAATGTGCTGCCTGTCAGAAGCATTTCTGTGTGGGTGACAGATACCTCCTCATCAACTCTGACATAGTGTGCGAACAGGACATCTACGAGTGGACTAAGATCAATGGAATGATATAG